Proteins encoded together in one Camelus dromedarius isolate mCamDro1 chromosome 11, mCamDro1.pat, whole genome shotgun sequence window:
- the RRP7A gene encoding ribosomal RNA-processing protein 7 homolog A → MVARRRKRAAGTSETEILSPPGYSAIPVKFSEKQQSSHYLYIRQHRVREDTKSSWPQKRTLFVLNVPPYCTEECLSRLLSPCGPVQSVELQEKPDLAESPKEPKSRFFYPKPVPGFQVAYVVFQKPGGVSAALALKGPLLVSTESHPVKSGIHKWIRDYADSVPDPEALRVEVDTFMETYDKKIAEEEAKAKEEEGVPDEEGWVKVTRRGRRPVLPRTEAASLRVLEKERRKRARKELLNFYAWQHRETKMEHLAQLRKKFEEDKQRIELMRAQRKFRPY, encoded by the exons ATGGTGGCGCGCAGGAGGAAGCGTGCGGCTGGGACCTCTGAGACGGAGATTCTGAGCCCGCCGGGCTACTCAG CCATTCCAGTCAAGTTCTCTGAAAAGCAGCAGTCTTCTCATTACCTCTACATAAGACAGCACAGAGTTCGAGAAGATACTAAGTCTTCCTGGCCTCAGAAGCGGACCCTTTTTGTCCTCAATGTGCCTCCATACTGCACAGAG GAGTGCCTGTCCCGCCTCCTCTCCCCCTGCGGCCCTGTGCAGTCTGTGGAGTTACAGGAGAAGCCGGACCTTGCTGAGAGCCCAAAGGAGCCAAAGTCAAGGTTTTTTTACCCCAAGCCAGTTCCG GGGTTCCAGGTGGCCTATGTGGTGTTCCAGAAGCCAGGTGGGGTGTCAGCTGCCCTGGCACTGAAGGGCCCTTTGCTGGTCTCGACAGAGAGTCACCCTGTGAAGAGTGGCATTCACA AGTGGATCAGAGACTACGCAGACTCGGTGCCGGACCCCGAGGCCCTGAGGGTGGAAGTGGACACGTTCATGGAGACGTACGACAAGAAGATAGCTGAG GAGGAAGCTAAGgccaaggaagaggaaggggtcCCCGATGAGGAGGGCTGGGTGAAGGTGACCCGCCGCGGCCGGCGGCCTGTGCTCCCGCGGACCGAGGCGGCCAGCCTGCGGGTGCTGGAGAAGGAGAGGCGGAAGCGGGCTCGCAAGGAACTGCTCAACTTCTACGCCTGGCAGCACCGCGAGACCAAGATGGAGC atcTAGCGCAGCTGCGCAAGAAGTTTGAGGAGGACAAGCAGAGGATTGAGCTGATGCGGGCCCAGCGCAAATTCCGACCCTACTGA